CACCAAAGAGGTCGTCGCACAATGGGTCGCCGACCTGCAGGCGCAGGTTGCGAAATACCTCAGTTTCGAAGGTGACAATCCGGCCCGACTGGTGAACAACCTCGACTGGACCGCGCCTCTGTCCGCCATTGACTTCCTCCGCGACATCGGCAAGCACTATCGGGTCGGCACCATGTTGAAGAAGGATGCCGTCAGCGCGCGGCTCAATTCGGAAGCAGGGATCAGCTACACCGAGTTCAGCTACCAACTGCTGCAGGGCATGGATTTTCTCGAGCTCTACCGCAGCTACGGCTGCCTGCTGCAGACCGGCGGATCGGACCAGTGGGGCAACCTCACGAGCGGAACGGATCTGATTCATCGGGTCGAGCGCGTCACTGCGCACGCCATCGGCACGCCTCTGATCACCAACAGTGACGGTACCAAGTTCGGCAAGAGCGAGGGCAACGCGATCTGGCTGGACCCTGAGCTGACGAGTCCGTACGCGTTTTACCAGTTCTGGGTGAACACGCTGGACGCCGACGTCATCGAACGGCTCAAGGTCTTCACCTTCCTGACCAGGAGCGAGCTCGATGAACTCGCCGAACTCGTCGCGACGGAACCGTACAAACGTGCCGCCCAGCGTCGGCTCGCATACGAGGTAACCAGCCTGGTGCACGGGACCCAGGCGACGGATGCCGCGATCGCGGCCGCAGAGGCGCTGTTCGGAAACGGCGACCTCACAGCGCTCGATTCGTCGACGCTCGAGGCCGCTCTGCGTGAGTTGCCGAACACGACCACGGCGCCCGCTGCCCCGATCGCACAGCTACTCGTGGACACCGGGCTCTCATCGAGCCTGAGTGATGCGCGACGAG
The Rathayibacter sp. SW19 DNA segment above includes these coding regions:
- the tyrS gene encoding tyrosine--tRNA ligase, with amino-acid sequence MSDPAILAQQSNDPTFSDIWEEINWRGLVHVSTDTGALRELLTGEPVTYYCGFDPTAPSLHLGHLVQLLLMRRLQLAGHRPLGLVGGSTGLIGDPRPSAERTLNTKEVVAQWVADLQAQVAKYLSFEGDNPARLVNNLDWTAPLSAIDFLRDIGKHYRVGTMLKKDAVSARLNSEAGISYTEFSYQLLQGMDFLELYRSYGCLLQTGGSDQWGNLTSGTDLIHRVERVTAHAIGTPLITNSDGTKFGKSEGNAIWLDPELTSPYAFYQFWVNTLDADVIERLKVFTFLTRSELDELAELVATEPYKRAAQRRLAYEVTSLVHGTQATDAAIAAAEALFGNGDLTALDSSTLEAALRELPNTTTAPAAPIAQLLVDTGLSSSLSDARRAIAQGGVYLNNVTIDDQAATIADRVATGGLAGGLAVLRRGKKTLAGVFIE